CATTGCTAAATTGTAACAATGTGATCATCATCTGCAGGGTCATTTTCCCttgaccagttttttttttttttctccccagagAAGCATTGCCCTACATGCTTTAGTTTAAGTCTGGCTGCTTTCCTCTGACGATGTAGGCTATACATGTatttgtggagtgtgtgttcaaTTTGCCTAattgtagagtgtgtgtgtgtgcgtgagagagagagagcacatgtaTTTGCTATGGATGTGTGGATGACTGAAAGCACATGCTTCATatgctttattaaatatttataccaTATATCcttaaatacagtacagtatgtttgtttgcttgtctgttctatttaaataTCACCTTTTTAGCCACACCCATGAAGCAGCTACCATTCTAACAGGTGATGCCCTTCACTTCTAACACATCTGCATTTTCATCACTTAGTGGGTAAAAGGAAACTGCGTAATATGGGATATTAGAGCagtttcctgtttattttgtttcagctTTTAAACCAAACACAACCGACTCACaacaaccaaacaaaatgtatacTTAAAGGAATTACCTCGATGTATGGTATGATCCTACAGGAGAACTCCCCCAGCAACCAGTTTTTCGTCACCTCGTGGTAAATCACCAGGGGcaagcaaaagaaaatgatgaCAAAATCCCACAAGGCCAGATTGGCTAAAAGCGAATTGGAGATGCTCCTCATGTAGTAATTGTGACATACGATGCACATGATTGCAATGTTTCCGATGATCCCCACAGCGAAAAtaatcacagaaacacacactatGGCGTACGCTCCATATGATTCATTGGTTACGGGGTAAAAAGGGTTTCTGATCCAGTTTCTCTTCCCCCGCGTGTTAAGGGGGATCAGTGGGGTTATTTCCCCAAGGTCACCGTCCGGTAAAGTAAATAATTCGTAATTTCCAGTATTGAATGGAAAATCAGTGGACTGGTTAAGGGCCAGAGGTAGGGGAATCGGTTCCCACATGGCGAGAGAGGCATCAGGTGAAGTTTCTATCTGTGAGCTGAGGAGGTTCTTTTtattatgcttttttatttcattcttaaCGGATTTATTCTGGTCGTCTATTGTGCCTCTTTTGCGTCTGTGGTTCCTCTCGCGTCCTCCCAGCTTGTTCCCTGAAGGAGTCTTAGAGGAACTGTATCCATCACCtattgtttccatggcagcggCCGTCTGAGAATTAAACTTTTCTTTCCTTCGCCTCCGAGACTCTCTATGGTTTTTCGTCGTCTCCGTTTCAGATCTGTTTAAATGCACTTCGTGTTTGTATCCATGGGGTTTGGTTTTATCTTCTGCGATCATTTTCATCTTAAAAGAAGTTGCGTTTATGTCTTGCACCAAAGTCTTGATGGCGTCCCACGAGGACACACCTGTAGCGTGTCCCCTTGTAGTGTCCTTCTCAGTGATTACTCTCCTGTACGCTCGGTGCCATCTCCGACCATTTTCTGAGATGGTTTTGTGCAAATTTCTATGCGTGACATTGTAGTTGTAGTTTTTCGGAACGACATTAGTCCTTAATTTATCATCATGTCTGTGCGTTTGCACCGCTACATTAAATGCTAGGAAAAATATCACTCTCAAAATTAACACCTGCATTGTTCAACTCTCGTAATGTTTGGGTATCTCGGATTAAGTGGATGCTGTTCTCCAAAGGTACTTGCCCATTGAGACCGCATCTATGTAGCCcaagaaaagaaacaatgtcAAAGCTCAAGTCATCATTCACGTGCAACAAAGACCATTCCCCAACAGCCACTGATGTTGCTCCGTAACCATGACTGTCGCGGGCTATATATTTTAATCCACGTACAATTCATATAAATAGCAAACGCACtacaatttttttcttattcataCAACCTTGGATTGTGTCATTAAACTTGCTTAGAGTTCGGGTTTCTTACTGACTGAAGTGTTCTCGTAGACGTTTCCGTGCCAGGAAAACAATGTCAGTGGCTGTAAACAGGTTGACCGATGACAAGATAGTCGCATTTCAAACTCCTTGGCGTGCAGGCAGGAAGTTTCCGCAGTGTTGTCTGGCAGGAAAGTGCCGGAACAGCGCCGTGTCAGTTATCGGGTCCTCGGGTGTTTGGAGCCTGGAGATGGTAAGAGAGATGGCCAGGGAGGTGCCGCACGCTCTGCGGTCTCCGGTCTGTATGTGCCTGCGATATGCGCGCCTCGGTGAGGATTGAGCAAGAAAATGGGTTCTCCTAGCGGCTAACCCGGATCTGTCAAAGCAAATCCGTCAGGACGAGCTCTACAGACCACCGTAGCTGGCTGCCTACCACACCCGCCCACCGCaccacaaatatattattttttcgtaAATAACGCTGCCACAACGAAAGAAGCGCGCCAGATCGGAATCGATTTcgcccaaaataaaaataaatgcatagtctatatattacaaataaataacaaaccacGTTTGGAAAATTTTGAACAAGCACGCTATAAGACAATATTAAGATAATCTTTAAGCCTATTTATAAAAAGCtagaaataattattataagaATGTTATCGTGGATGCACTTGACAAATTAATTCGCATTATTTGACAGGTGAACGACAATctcttaccaaaaaaaaaaaaaaaaaaaacgattaatTGCAGCAGCTTTTTAATTGTAGTGCGATTGGGACCAAAGGGGCCAAAACATTTTGGGCAGAAATTGGCCCGAAACACTCTATACAACAGATAAGAACACTTTGAACAAAAATGCATAACTGACTTCAAGCCAGTGCTGACAGGCAACTTACATCTTTGCTCAATAGACAGCCAGGCATGATGTACAATATGTGGTCAGGTCTCCTCAAAGTTATCATGAGACTGTGAGTTCAAGGAGGTCAGGGGCAGGGCCCCAAAGTCAGTGCCATGAGAAAAGCTGAAGTTTGGCTCTCTTCATTGGTAATGTTGACTAAACTTTTCCCCTCATGTTTTGCACACAGAACTCGGATCTATCATTAATGTGTAAATCCATCTTTTAGCTAAGTTATGCTTCTATTAGACTAAACTAAAAAACTTTCAGACTGTTAAGTTACCATaccatttttttcaattcacaGTCTTAGACCCCATTCACCtgtgaattcattttatttttttatttagtgaaaTCTCTGGTAGGAAATAAGGTGTAATACAGTATATTGGCTTGGTTTCATAGTGTTAAAGAGTCTGTCATGGCTTACTTGATGGGGAAAGTTTTTAGGGGCCTTGGCATTGGATAGGGCCCAAGAGAGGGCACCGAATGTGCTGGCCCGTTGTGCGATTGCATTGcggagggagaaaaaagaagaggaagaagaagaaaaaaaaggagaggggcAATAACTAAAGTAAAACCAAGAGTGACTAAACTAAAATACTAAATATGAAATTTCGTAGAGAGTATAGAGCCACCAAAAGCTCAGGAGTGGATCTCACTCTCAGCAGCACAAAAGTTTAAACTAACAAAGTAAATACAATTACACAGCTAACGTATATGCCTACAACATTACAATTGCAGAAGGAAAGTCAAGAAGGAAGAGGATAGCTAAAGAGGGCCATGGGTGTCATGGTGTGTAATGAAGAGGCGGGTCTTCAGTCCGATAGGAATTAATTCACAAGCACAACATCGGCAGTCCTTGGTGAGCCTTGTACCCAGCAAGCCAAAGTTTTATGACCAAGAAGCAAACATGAAGTACATGTAATATGCATGCCCCAACGACCAGGAAAATCCCCTGCAGAACTTACAGCCCTGTAACATACATGGGAGgacatgaataattaatgcgtgcttttcttaaaataaaaaaaaatgtaattttccacCCATGCAGCTACATAGTACATAGGGAAAGTTAAAGCTTCTCTTAACCCATAAGCGCCCTCTGGCAGCAGTGAATGGAACAGCAAGGAAAGGGAAAGTAGTGCAGTTGTATCAAGGAGAACATCCTTAATTGTTCATAGAAAGACAATATTCCAAATATATATAGCAACATGAAACAAATagcatgaaacaaaaaaaatctatgaaaaACAGTGTCTAAAAAtggcaaaccaaaaaaaataagacaaaatggATGATAATGCATCATAAAATAGAGAAAACAGATTCTGTTTGATAAATTGCCCCAGAACGTGATTGCTACCATTGTGCAGACGTGTATTTTTTAAGTCAGTCAAACGTTTAGAGGGATAATtgaagacacacacagcaactaAAACAGGCCGTTAAATCCACAAGCTCGGATGCTAAGAGCTTTGTAGACAACCTGAGCGTTTGCATCGCTAACTGGGCAAGCGCGCGCGGCTCACTGggcagctgtctctctctgacacacgcCTCCATCAATCATCTCGCTCGACTGCTGCGAGAGCCAGAGG
The nucleotide sequence above comes from Anguilla rostrata isolate EN2019 chromosome 7, ASM1855537v3, whole genome shotgun sequence. Encoded proteins:
- the gpr37b gene encoding prosaposin receptor GPR37b; the protein is MQVLILRVIFFLAFNVAVQTHRHDDKLRTNVVPKNYNYNVTHRNLHKTISENGRRWHRAYRRVITEKDTTRGHATGVSSWDAIKTLVQDINATSFKMKMIAEDKTKPHGYKHEVHLNRSETETTKNHRESRRRRKEKFNSQTAAAMETIGDGYSSSKTPSGNKLGGRERNHRRKRGTIDDQNKSVKNEIKKHNKKNLLSSQIETSPDASLAMWEPIPLPLALNQSTDFPFNTGNYELFTLPDGDLGEITPLIPLNTRGKRNWIRNPFYPVTNESYGAYAIVCVSVIIFAVGIIGNIAIMCIVCHNYYMRSISNSLLANLALWDFVIIFFCLPLVIYHEVTKNWLLGEFSCRIIPYIEVASLGVTTFTLCALCIDRFRAATNVQMYYEMIENCASTTAKLAVIWVGALLLALPELIIRQLATEDGEPGDNGGGGGGGGGARERCVVRISTELPDTVYVLGLTYDGARLWWYFGCYFCLPTLFTIGSSLVTARKIRRAEKASVRGNKKQIQLESQMNCTVVALAILYGFCVIPENVCNIVSAYMAAGVPRRTLELLQLVSQALLFCKSAGTPVLLFCLCRPFSRAFLDCCCCCCEECGAAKSSAATSDDNDHECTTELELSPFSTIRREMSAYASVGTHC